From one Solanum lycopersicum chromosome 12, SLM_r2.1 genomic stretch:
- the LOC101259418 gene encoding uncharacterized protein: MGACASKPNVLNGDAPEDALDKEELVNKEDIVIVDDADANLTPSNEEGKGSKEVTLVKGNEVEKVVDDQEKKIEHVKSQNLSMESEDEEKLPEEEAPATNTTIEEVKVAFEDNKIEDNVTVTEDLDSDAQKNKTDEKPIVVAENLNSDDQKNKADNKPVATKKGKFWWDK, from the exons atggGAGCATGCGCAAGCAAGCCTAATGTGTTAAATGGTGATGCTCCTGAAGACGCACTAGACAAGGAAGAATTGGTGAACAAGGAAGATATTGTCATTGTCGATGATGCTGATGCCAACCTTACCCCATCC AATGAAGAAGGAAAGGGGTCAAAAGAAGTGACATTAGTAAAAGGTAATGAAGTTGAGAAGGTAGTTGATGATCAAGAGAAGAAAATAGAACATGTGAAATCACAAAATCTATCTATGGAGAGTGAAGATGAAGAGAAATTACCAGAAGAAGAAGCTCCTGCAACAAACACTACTATAGAGGAAGTAAAAGTTGCCTTTGAGGATAACAAAATTGAAGACAATGTAACTGTTACGGAGGATCTTGATTCTGATGCTCAGAAAAATAAAACAGACGAGAAGCCAATAGTAGTTGCGGAGAATCTAAATTCTGATGATCAGAAAAACAAAGCAGACAACAAACCAGTTGCCACAAAGAAAGGAAAGTTTTGGTGGGACAAGTAA